The following coding sequences are from one Aliarcobacter skirrowii CCUG 10374 window:
- a CDS encoding nickel/cobalt transporter yields the protein MIRIVFILAIIFPSYLLSCSLCAFMQPKTYVQTKVVVNEDKIDYVDIKWEFEKDFSEELLKVYDLNLDKSFNEKELKLIEDSLMPYLLEKSFLTTISYSNNNSKNSIPFKVKDYKMSFENKSRILSFDYRILLDLKLYDKNYFSIRAFDNEEFFFLILEDKNQSVVSNYKFNKTTKIDRVTYLIEAPNLQTQKFNIVEAVEESSKESLEDIWKKEQNKEFEKPQEEILNEQKKQSDEFLVLEDEEQKISFTDKFFASIKQNLVDIENGDKLALIFLLFASFLYGVVHSIGPGHGKALAFSYFSSQKSTYFEAFIISLLTAFIHILGAFIIVLISVFVLQSVLNKFLEDSVSYITSFSAVVIMILALYILYRKLTKKRCSCSACSGDLSKVRFSIVEENNLVKIKEIKPVHKRNKKQDLIFVLTAGIVPCPGTVLLFVYAFLLKTYFAVFLASISISLGMAVVIFASSFLGVSLHKISSKSQKLIDILEIVAPIFMFILAMFLFFASSSFKISL from the coding sequence ATGATTAGAATAGTTTTTATATTAGCAATAATTTTTCCAAGTTACTTACTCTCTTGTAGTTTGTGTGCTTTTATGCAACCAAAAACATATGTACAAACAAAAGTAGTTGTAAATGAAGATAAAATAGATTATGTTGATATAAAATGGGAGTTTGAAAAAGATTTTAGTGAAGAGCTTTTAAAAGTATATGATTTGAACTTAGATAAAAGTTTTAATGAAAAAGAGTTGAAACTAATTGAAGACTCTTTGATGCCATATTTACTTGAAAAAAGCTTTTTAACAACAATATCATATAGTAATAATAACTCAAAAAATAGTATCCCTTTTAAGGTTAAAGATTACAAAATGAGTTTTGAAAATAAGAGTAGAATACTATCTTTTGATTATAGGATTTTACTTGATTTAAAACTCTATGATAAAAATTATTTTAGCATTAGAGCCTTTGATAATGAAGAGTTTTTCTTTCTTATTTTAGAAGATAAAAATCAAAGTGTAGTATCTAATTATAAATTTAATAAAACTACAAAAATAGATAGAGTGACTTATTTAATAGAGGCTCCTAATTTACAGACTCAAAAATTTAATATTGTAGAGGCTGTAGAAGAGAGTAGCAAAGAGTCTTTAGAAGATATTTGGAAAAAAGAGCAAAATAAAGAGTTTGAAAAACCTCAAGAAGAGATTTTAAATGAGCAAAAAAAACAAAGTGATGAGTTTTTGGTTTTAGAAGATGAGGAGCAAAAAATAAGTTTTACAGATAAATTTTTTGCAAGTATTAAACAAAATCTTGTAGATATTGAAAATGGGGATAAATTAGCTTTAATATTTTTACTTTTTGCATCTTTTTTATATGGAGTTGTTCACTCAATAGGACCAGGACATGGAAAAGCTTTGGCATTTTCATACTTCTCATCACAAAAAAGTACATATTTTGAAGCTTTTATAATATCACTTTTAACTGCATTTATTCATATTTTAGGTGCATTTATTATTGTTTTAATATCTGTTTTTGTACTTCAAAGTGTTTTAAATAAATTTTTAGAGGATAGTGTTTCGTATATAACATCTTTTAGTGCGGTTGTAATTATGATTTTAGCACTATATATTTTATATAGAAAATTGACTAAAAAAAGATGCTCTTGTTCTGCTTGTAGTGGTGATTTAAGTAAAGTTAGATTTAGTATTGTTGAGGAGAATAATTTAGTAAAAATCAAAGAGATAAAACCTGTTCATAAACGAAATAAAAAACAGGATTTAATTTTTGTTTTAACAGCTGGAATAGTTCCTTGCCCTGGTACTGTTTTACTTTTTGTTTATGCTTTTTTACTTAAAACATATTTTGCTGTATTTTTAGCAAGTATAAGTATTAGCCTTGGAATGGCTGTTGTGATTTTTGCATCATCATTTTTGGGAGTTAGTTTGCACAAAATCTCTTCAAAATCTCAAAAACTAATCGATATTTTAGAGATAGTTGCACCTATTTTTATGTTTATTTTAGCTATGTTTTTGTTTTTTGCTTCAAGTAGTTTTAAAATAAGTTTATAG
- a CDS encoding metal ABC transporter solute-binding protein, Zn/Mn family, whose amino-acid sequence MKKILVLFLVFASFIYANKPQLMVNILPQKYFVEKIVKDKFDINVMVKPGSSPHNFEPKPSQMKALNSSKAYFLVGDPSELAWIDRFKENTKNTLFVDTTIGIEKIAMVAHTHHEDEHEDEENHDDHAHHGESEHKEHQDHEHGADGLDPHTWLDPISVKVQAKNIYEAMVKIDSKNSDFYKSNYEAFVKELDDLDENIRDILKDFKGRAFMVFHPSWGYFAHRYEIEQISIEIEGKEPKPNDLVKLVEEAKKHDIKIVFVSPQFSQKSAKTISKNIGANVVSINPLSDDWYNNMLLVANEIAKSYR is encoded by the coding sequence ATGAAAAAAATTTTAGTTCTGTTTTTAGTTTTTGCATCATTTATATATGCAAACAAACCACAACTTATGGTTAATATTTTACCACAAAAATATTTTGTAGAAAAAATAGTAAAAGATAAGTTTGATATAAATGTTATGGTAAAACCAGGAAGTTCACCTCACAATTTTGAACCAAAACCATCTCAAATGAAAGCTTTAAATTCTTCAAAAGCTTATTTTTTGGTTGGAGATCCAAGTGAATTAGCATGGATTGATAGATTTAAAGAGAATACAAAAAATACGCTTTTTGTTGATACAACAATTGGTATTGAAAAAATTGCAATGGTTGCTCATACTCATCATGAAGATGAACATGAAGATGAAGAAAATCATGATGATCATGCCCATCATGGTGAGTCAGAGCATAAAGAACATCAAGATCACGAACATGGAGCTGATGGCTTAGATCCTCACACTTGGCTAGATCCAATTAGTGTAAAAGTTCAAGCAAAAAATATTTATGAAGCTATGGTTAAGATTGATTCAAAAAATAGTGATTTTTATAAATCAAACTATGAAGCGTTTGTAAAAGAGCTTGATGATTTAGATGAAAATATAAGAGATATTTTAAAAGATTTTAAGGGTAGAGCTTTTATGGTATTTCATCCATCTTGGGGATATTTTGCACATAGATATGAAATTGAACAAATTTCAATTGAGATTGAAGGAAAAGAGCCAAAACCAAATGATCTTGTGAAATTAGTAGAAGAGGCTAAAAAACATGATATTAAAATAGTTTTTGTATCTCCTCAATTTTCACAAAAAAGTGCAAAAACAATATCAAAAAATATTGGTGCAAATGTAGTATCTATAAATCCATTAAGTGATGATTGGTACAATAATATGCTTCTAGTAGCAAATGAGATTGCAAAAAGTTATAGATGA
- a CDS encoding Fur family transcriptional regulator, with product MISLKNITDFTNIKLTTARKSILEILVSSNKPLSYDEIKDKISMDKATFYRNIAIFEEDGIVESFESNDKKRYFEIKKSPHSHFICTDCSNIECIHESLDLNLKNYIVENIILKGKCKKCNKSKLD from the coding sequence ATGATTAGTTTAAAAAATATAACGGATTTTACAAATATAAAGTTAACAACAGCTAGAAAATCTATTTTAGAAATATTGGTTAGTTCAAATAAACCTTTGTCATATGACGAAATAAAAGATAAAATCTCTATGGATAAAGCAACTTTTTATAGAAATATAGCAATTTTTGAAGAAGATGGAATAGTAGAATCATTTGAATCAAATGATAAAAAAAGATATTTTGAGATAAAAAAATCTCCACACTCTCACTTTATATGTACAGATTGCTCAAATATTGAGTGTATTCATGAAAGTTTAGATTTAAATTTAAAAAATTATATTGTTGAAAATATTATTTTAAAAGGTAAGTGTAAAAAGTGTAACAAAAGTAAATTAGACTAA
- the pyrH gene encoding UMP kinase — translation MNKRVLVKFSGEALAGSEGYGIDTKILDYIAEEIKSLVEFGIEVAIVIGGGNIIRGVTAAADGVIKRTSADYMGMLGTVINGVAMQEALEYKGLSARLQTAIKMEEIAEPFIVRKAMRHFEKGRVVIFGAGTGNPYFTTDTGATLRATEIGADILIKATKVNGVYDKDPMKYPDAQKLDILTYDRALEDHIKVMDDTAIALAKDNKLPIAVTNMNEKGNLLRIVQGDYSKCSVVR, via the coding sequence ATGAATAAAAGAGTGCTTGTAAAGTTTTCAGGTGAAGCATTAGCTGGTTCTGAAGGTTATGGAATTGATACTAAAATTTTAGATTATATTGCTGAAGAGATTAAAAGTTTAGTTGAATTTGGCATTGAAGTTGCTATTGTTATTGGTGGTGGAAATATAATTCGTGGAGTTACAGCTGCTGCTGATGGTGTTATTAAAAGAACAAGTGCTGATTATATGGGAATGCTAGGAACTGTTATAAATGGTGTTGCTATGCAAGAAGCTTTAGAGTACAAAGGTTTAAGTGCAAGATTACAAACAGCAATTAAAATGGAAGAGATAGCTGAACCTTTTATTGTAAGAAAAGCTATGAGACATTTTGAAAAAGGAAGAGTTGTTATTTTTGGTGCAGGAACTGGAAATCCTTACTTTACAACAGATACAGGAGCAACTCTTAGAGCTACAGAGATTGGTGCTGATATTTTAATTAAAGCAACAAAAGTAAATGGAGTTTATGATAAAGATCCTATGAAATATCCAGATGCACAAAAACTTGATATTTTAACTTATGATAGAGCTTTGGAAGATCATATTAAAGTTATGGATGATACAGCTATTGCTTTAGCAAAAGATAATAAACTACCAATTGCTGTTACAAATATGAACGAAAAAGGAAACCTTTTAAGAATTGTTCAAGGTGACTATAGCAAGTGTTCTGTTGTAAGATAG
- a CDS encoding DNA-directed RNA polymerase subunit omega, whose protein sequence is MERLEERISRALKQVDNDRYILAIAVGQRADELSKGAKPLLTQNTQKMKYTDIAIDEIASGLLRIDGLIDKK, encoded by the coding sequence ATGGAAAGATTAGAAGAGAGAATTTCAAGAGCTTTAAAACAAGTTGATAATGATAGATATATTCTAGCAATTGCTGTTGGACAAAGAGCTGATGAGTTAAGTAAAGGTGCAAAACCACTTTTAACTCAAAATACACAAAAAATGAAATATACTGATATTGCAATTGATGAGATTGCAAGTGGATTACTAAGAATTGACGGTTTAATAGATAAAAAATAG
- a CDS encoding RelA/SpoT family protein produces the protein MNPFFNNIQKINNLDIAIEELGKQVPISSKLKEIIDFIIKAHENQFRKSGEPYAVHPILVATITASFSKDEDVIATALLHDVVEDTPYTLEFVEENWGKNVSNMVKGLTKVADIREENFVTSKDSSDTKIVQAALTFRKMLIASIDDPRVLIVKLCDRLHNMLTLGVLPPHKQRRIAEETLVVYVPIANRLGISTLKNELEDLAFFYIYPQEYKKIDQFLKENEQAMQLGFNNFITVTKNLLEKNGFEADKIKIYSRVKHHYSIYLKMQRKGITIEEVLDLFAIRILVPSDIDCYKALGHIHLEFKPLVSRFKDYIATPKENGYQTIHTTVFYNSKIYEIQIRSFDMHSIAEYGIAAHWAYKNGEKVSQSTAANANLNWLKSLEFSNDNIEEFYNETKENLFNDEIIVYSPKGEVFILPIGSTAYDYAFAVHTNVGKKAVHCYINKIKKPLLTVLKSTDIVQIELADEPIIRCSWIDMVKTSRAKKQLKILCMQKQREIDELSGKNIINTIFSRYYDDILKLYPVKTLYKVPTNLAFMKNAKQLVEKKVLKEKGIMGRFKILTSKIKEFKFDNMLLYSNFNINSVSFDHCCHPKFGDDIIAFRNSHSAVVHHKMCDKAYSKIKENSQMIFCRWEKNAVYQYKMLISIPNTKGELAKVLAYLSKSDFYILGINFGRQKHSYIQYCDIEFEINNSNTDEVRQIVEKNIKVIEFTSKKDAYNK, from the coding sequence ATGAATCCATTTTTTAATAACATTCAAAAAATAAACAATCTTGATATTGCAATAGAGGAGTTGGGCAAACAAGTTCCTATCTCTTCTAAACTTAAAGAGATTATTGATTTTATAATCAAGGCCCATGAAAATCAGTTTAGAAAAAGTGGAGAGCCATATGCCGTTCACCCTATTCTTGTTGCAACAATAACAGCTAGTTTTTCAAAAGATGAAGATGTTATTGCTACAGCACTTCTTCATGATGTAGTTGAAGATACTCCCTACACTTTAGAGTTTGTTGAAGAAAATTGGGGTAAAAATGTCTCTAATATGGTTAAAGGTTTAACAAAAGTAGCAGATATTAGAGAAGAGAACTTTGTAACTTCAAAAGATTCAAGTGATACAAAAATTGTTCAAGCTGCACTTACATTTAGAAAGATGTTAATAGCATCAATTGATGACCCAAGAGTTTTAATTGTAAAACTTTGTGATAGACTTCATAATATGCTAACTTTAGGTGTTTTACCTCCTCATAAACAAAGAAGAATAGCTGAAGAGACTTTAGTTGTTTATGTTCCAATTGCAAATAGATTAGGAATTTCAACACTTAAAAATGAGCTTGAAGATTTGGCATTTTTCTATATCTATCCACAAGAGTATAAAAAAATCGATCAATTCTTAAAAGAGAATGAACAAGCTATGCAGCTTGGATTTAACAACTTTATAACTGTTACTAAAAATCTTTTAGAAAAAAATGGTTTTGAAGCAGATAAAATTAAAATATATTCAAGAGTAAAGCACCACTACTCAATCTATTTAAAGATGCAAAGAAAAGGTATAACTATTGAAGAGGTACTTGATCTTTTTGCAATTAGAATTTTAGTTCCAAGTGATATTGACTGCTACAAAGCTTTAGGTCATATTCATTTAGAGTTTAAACCGCTTGTTTCAAGATTTAAAGATTATATAGCAACACCAAAAGAGAATGGTTATCAAACAATTCACACAACAGTTTTTTACAACTCAAAAATATATGAGATTCAGATTCGTTCTTTTGATATGCATAGTATTGCAGAGTATGGAATTGCTGCTCATTGGGCTTATAAAAATGGTGAAAAAGTTAGTCAATCAACAGCAGCAAATGCAAATTTAAATTGGTTAAAATCTTTAGAGTTTTCAAATGACAATATTGAAGAGTTTTATAATGAAACAAAAGAGAATCTATTTAATGATGAGATAATAGTTTACTCTCCAAAGGGCGAAGTTTTTATTCTTCCTATTGGATCAACTGCATATGATTATGCTTTTGCTGTTCATACAAATGTTGGTAAAAAAGCAGTTCATTGCTATATAAATAAAATAAAAAAACCACTATTAACTGTTTTAAAAAGCACTGATATTGTTCAAATTGAACTTGCAGATGAGCCTATTATTAGATGCTCTTGGATTGATATGGTAAAAACTTCAAGAGCAAAAAAACAACTTAAAATTTTATGTATGCAAAAACAAAGAGAGATTGATGAGTTATCTGGTAAAAATATAATAAATACAATATTCTCAAGATATTATGATGATATTTTAAAACTATATCCTGTAAAAACTCTCTATAAGGTTCCTACAAACTTAGCATTTATGAAAAATGCAAAACAACTAGTAGAGAAAAAGGTATTAAAAGAGAAAGGTATCATGGGTAGATTTAAAATCTTAACTAGTAAAATAAAAGAGTTTAAATTTGACAATATGCTTCTTTACTCAAACTTTAATATAAATTCAGTATCATTTGACCACTGTTGTCACCCAAAATTTGGAGATGATATTATTGCTTTTAGAAACTCACATAGTGCAGTAGTTCACCATAAAATGTGTGATAAAGCTTATTCTAAAATCAAAGAAAATTCTCAAATGATATTTTGTAGATGGGAAAAAAATGCTGTTTACCAATATAAAATGTTAATTAGCATTCCAAATACAAAAGGTGAATTAGCAAAAGTTTTAGCATATCTATCTAAAAGTGATTTTTATATTTTAGGAATTAACTTTGGAAGACAAAAACACTCATATATTCAATATTGTGATATTGAATTTGAAATAAATAACTCAAATACTGATGAAGTAAGACAAATTGTTGAAAAAAATATAAAAGTTATTGAGTTTACATCAAAAAAAGATGCATATAATAAATAA
- the tyrS gene encoding tyrosine--tRNA ligase produces MESKIKEALEEIKRGTAEIIDIEAIEKLIKRYFESGENFYVKAGFDPTAPDIHLGHTVLIQKLATFQKYGGIIQFLIGDFTATIGDPTGKSETRKVLSSEQVLQNAETYKEQVFKILDASKTQVVFNSSWLKELGTAGLINLASNLTVARMLERDDFSKRYSSNTPIAVSEFLYPLLQGYDSIALNSDVELGGTDQKFNLLMGRTLQKAYNCKKQQAVLMMPILEGLDGVQKMSKSLGNYIGVTDEPFDMFGKVLSISDELMWRYFELLSSKSLKEIEDIKKGVEDCSMHPKKVKEDLASEIVDRFHGVGAGVDAKLEFERVFAKKDIPTDMPEFIFEGEIWICQAMVNSKLVDSTSQARRDIKSNAVSINQEKISDDKINLTSGEYILQKGKKSFAKIIIN; encoded by the coding sequence ATGGAAAGTAAAATAAAAGAGGCATTAGAAGAGATTAAAAGAGGAACTGCTGAGATTATTGATATTGAAGCGATAGAAAAGTTAATAAAAAGATATTTTGAAAGTGGTGAAAATTTTTATGTAAAAGCTGGATTTGATCCAACAGCTCCTGATATTCACTTAGGACACACAGTTTTAATACAAAAACTTGCAACTTTTCAAAAATATGGTGGAATTATTCAATTTCTAATTGGAGATTTTACAGCAACTATTGGAGACCCAACTGGAAAAAGTGAAACAAGAAAAGTTTTAAGTAGTGAACAAGTTTTACAAAATGCAGAGACTTATAAAGAGCAGGTTTTTAAAATTTTAGATGCTTCAAAAACTCAAGTTGTATTTAATAGCTCTTGGTTAAAAGAGCTTGGAACTGCTGGTCTTATAAACTTAGCTTCAAATCTTACAGTTGCTAGAATGCTTGAGCGTGATGATTTTTCAAAAAGATATTCAAGTAATACTCCAATTGCAGTAAGTGAATTTTTATATCCCCTACTTCAAGGTTATGACTCAATTGCACTTAATAGTGATGTTGAACTTGGTGGAACAGATCAAAAGTTTAATTTGCTTATGGGAAGAACTTTGCAAAAAGCATATAACTGTAAAAAACAACAAGCAGTTTTAATGATGCCAATTCTTGAGGGTCTTGATGGTGTTCAAAAAATGTCAAAATCATTAGGTAACTACATTGGTGTTACAGATGAGCCTTTTGATATGTTTGGAAAAGTTTTATCAATTTCTGATGAGCTTATGTGGAGATATTTCGAACTTCTTTCAAGCAAAAGTTTAAAAGAGATTGAAGATATTAAAAAAGGTGTAGAAGATTGTTCAATGCACCCTAAAAAAGTAAAAGAGGATTTAGCTTCTGAAATAGTTGATAGATTCCATGGAGTTGGTGCTGGAGTTGATGCAAAACTTGAATTTGAAAGAGTTTTTGCTAAAAAAGATATTCCAACAGATATGCCAGAGTTTATATTTGAAGGTGAGATTTGGATCTGTCAAGCTATGGTTAATAGCAAGTTAGTTGATTCAACTTCACAAGCAAGAAGAGATATAAAATCAAATGCTGTATCAATAAATCAAGAAAAAATAAGTGATGATAAGATAAACTTAACATCTGGCGAATACATTTTGCAAAAAGGCAAAAAAAGTTTTGCAAAAATAATAATAAATTAA
- a CDS encoding nitronate monooxygenase, with the protein MKIGKYEIKHPIIQGGMGVGISWDQLAGHVSLEGGLGVISAVGTGYYKKLSSNVNIVMRKDKPKEVLNFYSKGALKEIFDNARKICGNLPLACNILYAINDYGRVVKDACEAGANIIITGAGIPTNMPEFTKNFPDVALVPIVSSARALKLICKKWERYNKLPDAVIVEGPLSGGHQGFKYEDCFKEEYQLENIVPPVIEEAKKWGDIPVIAAGGIWDKKDIDKFLALGCAGVQMATRFIGTHECDADDNFKEVLLKAKEEDIVLMKSPVGLPARGVKTNLQFAIENKTAPKVQCISNCVAPCNRGHEARLVGYCIADRLGAAYKGDVDTGLFFSGSTGYKIDKIISVKELMEKLTKGE; encoded by the coding sequence GTGAAAATAGGAAAATATGAGATAAAACATCCAATAATTCAAGGTGGTATGGGTGTTGGAATTAGCTGGGATCAATTAGCTGGACATGTAAGTCTTGAGGGTGGTTTAGGTGTTATTTCGGCTGTTGGAACTGGTTATTATAAAAAACTAAGTTCAAATGTTAATATTGTTATGAGAAAAGATAAACCAAAGGAGGTTTTAAATTTTTATAGCAAGGGTGCATTAAAAGAGATTTTTGATAATGCTAGAAAAATTTGTGGTAATCTTCCACTTGCTTGTAATATTTTATATGCAATAAATGATTATGGAAGAGTTGTAAAGGATGCTTGTGAAGCTGGTGCAAATATAATTATTACAGGAGCTGGAATTCCTACAAATATGCCAGAGTTTACAAAAAACTTCCCAGATGTAGCACTTGTGCCAATAGTTTCAAGTGCAAGAGCTTTAAAACTTATTTGTAAAAAATGGGAAAGATACAACAAACTTCCAGATGCTGTTATTGTTGAGGGACCTTTAAGTGGTGGTCATCAAGGGTTTAAGTATGAGGATTGCTTTAAAGAGGAATATCAACTTGAAAATATAGTTCCTCCTGTTATTGAAGAGGCTAAAAAGTGGGGAGATATTCCTGTTATTGCAGCTGGTGGAATTTGGGATAAAAAAGATATAGATAAATTTTTAGCTCTAGGTTGTGCTGGTGTTCAAATGGCAACTAGATTTATAGGAACACATGAATGTGATGCTGATGATAATTTTAAAGAAGTTTTACTAAAAGCAAAAGAAGAGGATATTGTTTTAATGAAATCTCCTGTAGGTCTTCCTGCAAGGGGAGTTAAAACTAATCTTCAATTTGCAATAGAAAATAAAACAGCTCCTAAGGTTCAATGTATATCAAACTGTGTTGCACCTTGTAACAGAGGTCATGAAGCAAGACTTGTAGGATATTGTATTGCTGATAGACTAGGAGCTGCATATAAAGGTGATGTTGATACTGGACTATTCTTCTCAGGTTCAACAGGATATAAAATTGATAAGATAATCTCTGTAAAAGAGTTAATGGAAAAATTAACTAAAGGAGAGTAG
- a CDS encoding N-acetylmuramoyl-L-alanine amidase family protein, with amino-acid sequence MKSSLRKDDDQKIKDLKQIISLGKKIGKDVRADEKKLEVLERKVQRDKTFRKNINSIPDSREKKDSKPKLENQKIDSKSDILFSVKNVYTKNNQIIIEFNKNITKKDINFFELNQKNSFRDVYDINGYFKDALATKLEIDGKERVTIAQFKPNILRIVLSNNRKIDSTFSVVNSKKIVINVEQEKIVQTKKDIIKPNITQDKTSNFIDYKNNIREIYTENNSIFIKFNKNFSQKNLKYLSYQQNGKFEDVFEIQGRYQYANPIKLSMENTNQIITTQERNFVRLKLLNNSKANIVYNFIDNKTLKITHIKQIEKESKPTNIVTAPPVTQKISSNNKTKKKTIVIDAGHGGSDAGAVGPKKRYEKVVNLAVSNYLADILKKRGYKVYVTRSSDKFIKVMDRTILANEKNADLFLSIHTNAMPKDKANSTSGIETFFLSPARSERAKRVAALENQSDIREMNEKSKDVFLESLNRPRITASHKFAIDVQAGLLQAARSKYKDVNDSGVREGPFWVLVGAQMPSILIELGYISHPEESRRLYEASYQKALANGIANGIDSYFLKNP; translated from the coding sequence TTGAAATCATCTTTAAGAAAAGATGATGATCAAAAGATTAAAGATTTAAAACAGATTATATCTTTGGGTAAGAAGATTGGAAAAGATGTAAGAGCTGATGAGAAAAAACTAGAAGTTTTAGAACGAAAAGTTCAAAGAGATAAAACTTTTCGTAAAAATATAAATAGCATTCCTGACTCTAGAGAAAAGAAAGATTCAAAACCAAAATTAGAGAATCAAAAAATAGATAGTAAAAGTGATATTTTATTTTCTGTAAAAAATGTATATACAAAAAACAATCAAATAATTATTGAGTTTAATAAAAATATTACAAAAAAAGATATAAATTTCTTTGAACTTAATCAGAAAAATAGTTTTAGAGATGTTTATGATATAAATGGCTATTTTAAAGATGCACTTGCAACAAAACTTGAGATTGATGGAAAAGAGAGAGTAACAATTGCTCAATTTAAACCAAATATTTTAAGAATAGTATTGTCAAATAACAGAAAAATTGATTCAACTTTTAGTGTTGTTAATAGTAAAAAAATTGTTATAAATGTTGAACAAGAAAAGATAGTTCAAACAAAAAAAGATATTATAAAACCAAATATTACTCAAGATAAAACTTCAAATTTTATTGATTATAAAAATAATATTAGAGAGATATATACAGAAAATAACTCTATTTTTATAAAATTTAATAAAAACTTTTCTCAAAAAAATTTAAAATATTTATCATACCAACAAAATGGAAAGTTTGAAGATGTTTTTGAGATACAAGGTAGATATCAATATGCAAATCCAATTAAATTATCTATGGAAAATACAAACCAAATTATCACAACTCAAGAGAGAAATTTTGTAAGACTAAAGCTTTTAAATAACTCAAAGGCAAATATAGTATATAACTTTATTGATAACAAAACTTTAAAAATCACTCATATAAAACAAATAGAAAAAGAGTCTAAACCTACAAATATAGTTACAGCTCCACCTGTAACTCAAAAAATAAGTTCAAATAATAAAACAAAGAAGAAAACTATTGTTATAGATGCTGGACATGGTGGTAGTGATGCAGGAGCTGTAGGTCCCAAAAAAAGATATGAAAAGGTGGTAAATCTTGCTGTTTCAAACTATTTAGCAGATATTTTGAAAAAAAGAGGTTATAAAGTTTATGTTACAAGAAGCAGTGACAAATTTATAAAAGTAATGGATAGAACAATTTTGGCAAATGAGAAGAATGCAGATCTATTCTTATCAATTCATACAAATGCTATGCCAAAAGATAAAGCAAATAGTACAAGTGGAATAGAGACTTTTTTCTTAAGTCCAGCAAGAAGTGAAAGAGCAAAAAGAGTAGCTGCACTTGAAAATCAAAGTGATATTAGAGAGATGAATGAAAAATCAAAAGATGTGTTTTTGGAGAGTTTAAATAGACCTAGAATAACAGCTTCTCATAAATTTGCAATAGATGTTCAAGCTGGACTTTTACAAGCTGCTAGAAGTAAGTACAAAGATGTAAATGATTCAGGAGTTAGAGAGGGTCCATTTTGGGTATTGGTTGGTGCTCAAATGCCATCAATTTTAATAGAACTTGGATATATTTCTCATCCTGAAGAGAGTAGAAGATTATATGAAGCTAGTTATCAAAAAGCATTAGCTAATGGTATTGCTAATGGGATAGACTCTTACTTTCTAAAAAATCCTTAA
- a CDS encoding NUDIX domain-containing protein, with product MAIHKKTYGIVIYKVEKKDIKILLCLGFSSDDKWGCLKGSKFKDESAFMCAKREFFEESSIMVDIALFEDYFEQINRDKDVGIWLVNASNIDNLDKYFEKDSLKKEYLSWENQKVKFFSLKKLPKIKSLQKDLVKNIKDFLESKSLSH from the coding sequence ATGGCAATTCATAAAAAAACATATGGAATAGTTATCTACAAAGTAGAGAAAAAAGATATTAAAATTTTGCTTTGTTTAGGTTTTTCAAGTGATGATAAATGGGGATGTTTAAAGGGTAGTAAATTTAAAGATGAGAGTGCTTTTATGTGTGCTAAAAGAGAGTTTTTTGAAGAGAGCTCAATTATGGTTGATATTGCACTATTTGAAGACTATTTTGAGCAGATAAATAGAGATAAAGATGTAGGAATTTGGCTTGTAAATGCATCAAATATTGATAATTTAGATAAATATTTTGAAAAAGATAGTTTAAAAAAAGAGTATTTATCTTGGGAAAATCAAAAAGTGAAGTTTTTCTCTCTTAAAAAACTTCCAAAAATAAAATCTTTACAAAAAGATTTAGTAAAAAATATTAAGGATTTTTTAGAAAGTAAGAGTCTATCCCATTAG